A region from the Dermacentor andersoni chromosome 11, qqDerAnde1_hic_scaffold, whole genome shotgun sequence genome encodes:
- the LOC140214065 gene encoding piggyBac transposable element-derived protein 4-like, whose translation MRRVLKATALICRVSTSFGRDHLSAAAQRVEFCARRRPGVDLGTALRSSARRFARAVDFFALFFTAEIITEICDMTNKYAWMHILEKQSYSERDGSWKQVTPDEMKKFIGLLIYMGIVQVPRLHCYWNTRKLFSGLLPPSVMPRNRYKALLAFLSVSDPEKTTAASHGKLHRLASLLKHINASSAQFFQPDRSLSVDERMVKSKGRSGIRQYMRDKVIKWGYKLWVLADSKSGYTVQFNVYTGKREAPSARGLAFDVVTRLAEDYLDQGYIIYLDNFYTSTSLFVHLLERKTLACGTTRKDRRGFPAELKDTQWEKKAKRGDVRWLRDQDVLYLQWKDKRVVHMMSTAHTANKFVLAKRRRKVNNKWEEVSVKKPMLIDKYNVGMLGVDKSDQLIGTYNVLMKCVRWWKTLFFHSIDIAVVNSFILFDEHRRQHPEVPELSRGPRFDQFAFRLELVEQLIGLDEQQHPDPKAPPAVPASCGPKDQQHKPQKLQRYRNCKLCYQERKVEQKTNVFCETCSANLCFTASRNCFARWHDSH comes from the coding sequence ATGCGGCGTGTTCTAAAGGCTACGGCTCTTATCTGCAGGGTGTCAACGTCGTTTGGACGGGACCACTTGTCGGCGGCGGCACAAAGAGTGGAGTTTTGCGCGAGAAGACGGCCGGGAGTTGACCTCGGCACTGCGCTCCGCAGTTCCGCGCGGCGCTTCGCAAGAGCCGTCGACTTCTTCGCGCTGTTCTTCACGGCGGAAATAATCACCGAGATATGCGACATGACAAATAAATATGCGTGGATGCATATTTTAGAGAAGCAATCATACAGTGAGAGAGACGGATCTTGGAAACAAGTGACTCccgatgagatgaagaagtttatcGGACTTCTCATTTACATGGGTATTGTGCAAGTGCCGCGCTTGCACTGCTACTGGAACACACGGAAATTATTTTCTGGTCTTCTTCCGCCTTCGgtaatgccaagaaatcgatacAAAGCGTTGCTTGCATTCCTGAGTGTGTCCGACCCTGAAAAGACAACTGCCGCATCCCATGGCAAGCTGCATCGCCTAGCTTCGCTGCTGAAGCACATCAACGCCTCATCCGCCCAATTTTTCCAACCTGATCGGAGCCTCTCCGTTGACGAGAGGATGGTAAAGTCCAAAGGCAGATCCGGAATTAGACAGTACATGCGGGACAAAGTTATTAAATGGGGATATAAATTGTGGGTTTTGGCGGACTCCAAATCTGGTTACACCGTTCAGTTCAATGTATACACAGGAAAGCGTGAAGCACCAAGCGCACGTGGGCTGGCATTCGATGTGGTGACGCGACTGGCAGAGGACTACCTAGATCAAGGCTACATCATTTATTTAGACAACTTTTACACGTCGACATCCTTGTTTGTACACTTGTTGGAGCGCAAGACGCTTGCTTGTGGCACAACGCGCAAGGATCGTCGGGGCTTTCCAGCCGAACTCAAGGACACCCAATGGGAAAAAAAAGCTAAGAGAGGAGATGTTCGCTGGCTACGGGACCAGGACGTTCTATATTTACAATGGAAGGACAAGCGTGTTGTTCACATGATGTCGACAGCCCACACAGCCAACAAATTCGTACTTGCGAAGCGCAGAAGGAAAGTGAACAATAAGTGGGAAGAAGTATCGGTGAAAAAGCCAATGCTGATTGACAAGTACAATGTGGGCATGCTCGGCGTCGATAAATCCGACCAACTGATTGGGACATACAATGTTCTGATGAAGTGCGTGCGCTGGTGGAAAACGCTGTTTTTCCACAGTATAGATATTGCTGTTGTCAACAGCTTTATTCTATTTGATGAGCACCGTCGGCAGCATCCCGAAGTGCCTGAATTGTCAAGAGGTCCGCGCTTTGATCAGTTCGCGTTCAGGCTAGAGCTGGTGGAGCAGCTCATAGGACTTGATGAGCAACAACATCCAGACCCCAAGGCTCCTCCTGCTGTTCCCGCTTCATGTGGCCCTAAGGATCAACAGCACAAGCCCCAGAAGCTACAAAGATACAGGAACTGCAAATTGTGCTATCAAGAACGGAAAGTGGAACAAAAAACGAACGTTTTCTGCGAGACGTGCTCCGCAAACCTGTGTTTCACCGCATCACGCAACTGCTTTGCGCGGTGGCACGATAGCCACTAG